ATTTGACATACACATCTCTGTTGCTTTGGATACAGTTCTATAGACagataaagaaaatatagtAATACAGCACATGGTAGTTCATTATTTCTTGGCATGACCCTGAAAGTGGATGCTTGACCTGATCGAGGGTTCGAGTTTTCCAAAATAAGGATTGAAAGCCATTTACCTCTAGCCTCATCGCCTATTTCTTAGAAGCTTCGCCCTCCTGTTTCCAATCGGCAACCACCTTCTGGCAATTCTATCTATAAAATCGAAGTATGAGTTTGCCCAAGAACCTTTGATGTGCAAGACCACAGTTGGAACTAAGATACCGGCAGCATATCCAAGGCCGACGCTCAAGTAAAACCACTGATCAATGAACTCATCATCACCGCGACTGTCCTCGATTGTCTCTCGTTTGTCAGGTTCATCGGCTGGACACGTGACATTGAGAGGAGCACCGCAGAGTCCCGAGTTTCCATAGTATGAAGAAGGGTCGAATGTCGTCATTTGTTGTGTGTAAGGAATCTTTCCCGATAAGTTATTATCGGATAAGTTTAGATCACTCAAAAATGACAGCGATGGCATGCTTTGAGGGATTATACCAAAAAGCCTGTTGCTTGAAAGATCAAGGGATAACAGTTGGCTCATGCTCGAAATGCTCTCAGGAATTTCACCACCAATGCCGTTTCTTGATAAGTTCAGAATGAGTAATCCAGCCAGTGTAGtcatttcttttggaaattctCCACCTAAATTATTTCCGGAGATATCTATGCTAGTGACAAGGGAAAGAGTCTTGGTGTACAGTTGGCGCTGGCTTTGCATGGTCACTCGGCAGTTCTCTTGATAGTATGTGCCTCCGTAGTTCCCGTAAAATAGGTACTCGATTCTAGCTTGCCCTTCCACCATTGCTTTAAGATCTCCAAAGCTTGAAGGAATGTTACCTGTCAAATTGTTTTCTGCAAGATCCAGCACTTGCAATGAGCTTAAACTTGAGAGCTCATGAGGAATTTCTCCAGAAAATGCAGTGGACCTCAAacttaaaattcttaaattgATGAAACCCTCCGCCATCCATGCAGGTATGGTGCCGTTCAATTGGTTGTTGCCAATATCTAGCGTTTCTAAGCTGGACAGATTCTTGAATGAAGATGGAAGGTCTCCCGAGAGCTTGTTGTTGCTGAGGTGCAAAGACTGAAGCCCTTGTAATTGGCCCAAAGACGCGGGTATCAATCCAGATAAAGAATTGTTTTGCAGGTCGAGTACCTCTAGGCTTGAGCAGTTCCCTATGCTTGGAGGAATGCTTCCACTTAATTTGTTGTTTGCTAAGTTGATGACCAGAAGCCATTGCATTTCTCCTATAGATTCTGGGAGCCCACCTATTATTCTGTTAGATGAAAGGGAGAGGAAGATCAAATTTGGCATGTACTTGCCTAAATTTTGTGGAATGCCACCTGAAAATTGGTTGTTAGAGAGGTCTAACAATTCAAAGTCAGAAATGGGAAGAGGGAACGGTCCTCGAAAAAGGTTAGAGCTGAGATCAACAAGCGCAAGAGGAGATGCTGGCAACGGATTAGGTAATTGGCCCTGCAACAGATTTAGAGATAtgttgaggagagagagattcgaAGAAATGTCCCAAAACCAACTTGGCACAGGCCCCGAAATGCTGGcatttgaaaaatcaagataGTTGATCTCATTTTCATGTCTAAGCCAAGCGGGGAAAGACGGACCGATCTGGCACGATCCCATGCCAAGACTGGACTTGGAACGGAGGCATCCAGTCGGCACTGACATTTAAAGTGAAAGAGTTGGATGAGAGATCTAAGGTCTTCATTTTGCGTAGATTTGCAAAATGTTCTTCAGATAGTGTACCTGACAAATGGTTGAAAGACACGTCGAGAACATCCAACTCAGAAAGCTGTCCCAGATCAACGGGAAGAGTCCCATTCAATCGGTTCCTACCAAGGTCCAAAACGGTGAGGTTCTTCAGAGTCCCAAGAGAAGAAGGAATCGGCCCTTCAAGCAAGTTATAGTCAAGGGTTAGTTCCTCAAGGTTTTTAAGTTGGCCCATCCAACTTGGCAGATAACCCCTCAACCAATTGTCGTTCAATCTCAAGTACCTCAAATTAGGCAAAGAACTCTGGGAATAACAAGTTTCAGATCCCCTCTGCAAAATTTCTGGCAAACTACTTGTCAAGTTGTTGTTGgataaatcaaaattaactaAACTACAAAGCGAACCGATGGAGCTCGGTATTCCTCCCTGAAACAGATTCCAAGAAAGGTCAAAATTACTGAGAGTGGTTATTTTCCCAATGGAAGTGGGAAGTATTCCGTGTATTTTATTATCAGCCAAATCCATGACTTCTATCCTTTTCCATGATCCTTGGAACAACTGAGTGCAACTTGCTGAGAGATTATTGTTTCCAGATAAAATTAGGATTTGCAAGTGCGGTAGCTCGCCTAGACCAAGAGGGATCCTTCCATATAGACCATTGTAACTCATGTCAACACTAACAAGGCTGCTTACATTCAGAAGCCATTGAGGGAACTCTGAATCGAAACTGTTGAAGCTAAGGTCTAGAACAGCGAGTGAAGTGAAGTTCACCAAACCAGGTGATGATATTGAACCAGATAACCGACAATCGGACAGATGCAACCCCGACAATGATGGAAACCCGTTTAGCACACTGATCCACGTGGAACTGACCATTGAGAGGTTCACTCCATCAAGCGCAAGATATTTCAAAGAACCAAGACCAGAAATCCACCCGAGATTATTAGTACTTAACCGCTGAAAGGGAGTAGAAAGATTAAGATACTGCAAGTTTGACAAATTTCCTAGATTTGGAGGAATTGCACCACGAAACCTGGCAATTGACAGGTTCAGGTACTGTAGGTTCTCCAAAGAACCAACAAATGCAGGAATTGGTACGCCATCAAAGTTATTTGAGCTCAAGTCCAAGAATCTCAGAGACTTGAGTCGCGCTAATGAAGGTCTAATTTCTCCACGCAGTTTCCAATAAGTATACATACTAGAGTAGCCACGAAGATCAATGCTTATCACCCCTCTAGTCCTCTCATCACAGCCTATTCCTTGCCACCAGCAACAATTGCTTCCTTGCCATGAGGACAGGCGATTATAAGGATCTTGAAGGCCATTATTGAAGTCAATTAGAGCTTCTCTATCAGACTCTGAGCAATTCCTAGCAGGGATATTGCCGTCACAAGCCGATAGCCATGCTAAAATGGAGATAGAGACTAGTATAATGCAAAGGGATGAATCTCTCGCCATCTTGATCAAAAGATGTAAAACTGAAGGTAGCATTACAAGGACTAGTAACCCGGGACTAGTTTGTTTCAAATATTGCTTGAAAAGTCAAGTGGGATCAGTGGGATAATCACGAGATGTCCAAAGAAAGTTAAAGAGATGTGGACTGATTTGGTCTTTGTGAGTAAAATATTCAAGCATGGAGTATAAAAGGGTTCAGTGACTTGAAAAACTAAGGGTTAATTccttgaaaaacctcaaactagtacacttataataaatttacctcaaattaatttgttgatCACAAAAagtcccaaattggtacacttgtgacaaatttaccttaaatgaccaaaaaaatcccaaactagtatttactctaaactaatttgtttgattgccaaaaatctcaagctaatacatttgtgataaatataccttccgttagattgaatcaatattgtaaaaaccacaaaaataatacaattgtaataaacaaaaagtaaatcCCACATTGGTACACTAGTTAACTAACACATATCATCTAACTtaacaaaaagtaaatttattataagtataccaatttaaagTAAAATTGTCAAAGGTGCATCAATTTACGGTTTTAGGTGGACTGACTAAGTCTTTGCAAGTAAAATATGGTGTGGAGTATAAAAAGGTTCAATAACTTGAAAAATTAACAGCATCTAATGTATTTAATTCATTGTTTGGTTTTGGAATCAAAGAGACGGCATTCATGAATTCATGTCATCTCATTTTCGTATCAACATCAGATCTTATTTATGATATTATGCCATCTTATGCGTTGATCTCATTTCTCAACTACTGCATCAAGTCAGCTTTTGGAATTGCCCTTCTTCTTTACCAACAGCAAAAAGAATTTCTTGATGGGCACACTTCccgtaagaaaaaaaaaatcatcttaaaTCCAGTTATCTTCATTGATGCCAAACATGAGTGCACGACTTGGAGAACTGAATAGtcgtggaaaagaaaagaaagagatttaGAGAATGGTGGGAGtctgaaattgatttgaaattttctcgCCCATGTATCTATAAATTATTGAAACAATTACaacttttaaaatcatttaaacATTGACAATTAAACAATTACAACTTTTGAAATAAACCACATAAA
This Eucalyptus grandis isolate ANBG69807.140 chromosome 7, ASM1654582v1, whole genome shotgun sequence DNA region includes the following protein-coding sequences:
- the LOC120296258 gene encoding LOW QUALITY PROTEIN: receptor-like protein EIX2 (The sequence of the model RefSeq protein was modified relative to this genomic sequence to represent the inferred CDS: inserted 2 bases in 1 codon), which gives rise to MARDSSLCIILVSISILAWLSACDGNIPARNCSESDREALIDFNNGLQDPYNRLSSWQGSNCCWWQGIGCDERTRGVISIDLRGYSSMYTYWKLRGEIRPSLARLKSLRFLDLSSNNFDGVPIPAFVGSLENLQYLNLSIARFRGAIPPNLGNLSNLQYLNLSTPFQRLSTNNLGWISGLGSLKYLALDGVNLSMVSSTWISVLNGFPSLSGLHLSDCRLSGSISSPGLVNFTSLAVLDLSFNSFDSEFPQWLLNVSSLVSVDMSYNGLYGRIPLGLGELPHLQILILSGNNNLSASCTQLFQGSWKRIEVMDLADNKIHGILPTSIGKITTLSNFDLSWNLFQGGIPSSIGSLCSLVNFDLSNNNLTSSLPEILQRGSETCYSQSSLPNLRYLRLNDNWLRGYLPSWMGQLKNLEELTLDYNLLEGPIPSSLGTLKNLTVLDLGRNRLNGTLPVDLGQLSELDVLDVSFNHLSGTLSEEHFANLRKMKTLDLSSNSFTLNVSADWMPPFQVQXLGMGSCQIGPSFPAWLRHENEINYLDFSNASISGPVPSWFWDISSNLSLLNISLNLLQGQLPNPLPASPLALVDLSSNLFRGPFPLPISDFELLDLSNNQFSGGIPQNLGKYMPNLIFLSLSSNRIIGGLPESIGEMQWLLVINLANNKLSGSIPPSIGNCSSLEVLDLQNNSLSGLIPASLGQLQGLQSLHLSNNKLSGDLPSSFKNLSSLETLDIGNNQLNGTIPAWMAEGFINLRILSLRSTAFSGEIPHELSSLSSLQVLDLAENNLTGNIPSSFGDLKAMVEGQARIEYLFYGNYGGTYYQENCRVTMQSQRQLYTKTLSLVTSIDISGNNLGGEFPKEMTTLAGLLILNLSRNGIGGEIPESISSMSQLLSLDLSSNRLFGIIPQSMPSLSFLSDLNLSDNNLSGKIPYTQQMTTFDPSSYYGNSGLCGAPLNVTCPADEPDKRETIEDSRGDDEFIDQWFYLSVGLGYAAGILVPTVVLHIKGSWANSYFDFIDRIARRWLPIGNRRAKLLRNRR